Proteins co-encoded in one Solea senegalensis isolate Sse05_10M linkage group LG8, IFAPA_SoseM_1, whole genome shotgun sequence genomic window:
- the LOC122773110 gene encoding odorant receptor 131-2-like, producing MVLVCEVIICVRMASQSSAGDTEMNSNNTVFGPTLAQRHSKVIIVQVLVVIFLCINLLLIVTFFKNQSFYTTARYILFAVTLLSDSFLFLVSDLLFIFAVFQVTMWVSLCSVICIIMGLYLIVTPVTLTAMTLERYVAICMPLRHTELCSTRNTLHVILVIHGLSSVPYAVVLFTFFASASLDFYYQYRICSVEILIVYKWQDHVRSAVFQFYFLIMCLIIMLCYVKVMQVARTASDDDKISSKGLKTVTLHAFQLLLCLIQFWYPLIMSSLIHIDFTDLQHVRFFSYIMFNLAPRCLSPLIYGLRDEMFFTAMKKCLSCGLCDRQ from the coding sequence ATGGTTCTGGTCTGTGAAGTCATCATCTGTGTCAGAATGGCTTCACAGAGCTCAGCAGGAGACACTGAGATGAATTCAAACAACACAGTGTTTGGTCCGACTTTAGCACAGCGGCACAGTAAGGTCATTATCGTGCAGGTGCTGGTGGTGATTTTTCTCTGCATCAACTTGTTGCTGATCgtgaccttttttaaaaaccagTCTTTCTACACAACTGCTCGCTACATCCTCTTTGCTGTGACGTTACTGTCGGACAGTTTCTTGTTCTTAGTGTCCGACCTTCTTTTCATCTTCGCCGTTTTTCAAGTCACCATGTGGGTATCGTTGTGCAGCGTCATCTGCATCATTATGGGCTTGTACCTCATCGTCACACCGGTCACTCTCACAGCGATGACGCTGGAGCGATACGTGGCCATTTGTATGCCCTTACGTCACACAGAGTTGTGCTCCACACGCAACACTCTACACGTCATCCTCGTCATTCACGGCCTCAGCTCTGTGCCCTATGCCGTCGTTCTTTTCACCTTCTTTGCTTCAGCATCTCTTGACTTTTACTATCAATACAGGATATGCTCTGTGGAGATTTTAATTGTGTATAAATGGCAGGATCACGTCAGGTCAGCTGTGTTTCAGTTCTACTTCCTCATCATGTGTCTCATCATCATGTTGTGCTACGTTAAAGTAATGCAAGTGGCCAGAACTGCGTCAGACGATGATAAAATATCGAGCAAAGGACTCAAGACAGTGACTCTTCATGCTttccagctgctcctctgtctcaTCCAGTTTTGGTATCCTTTAATAATGTCCAGTCTAATTCATATTGATTTCACTGACTTACAACATGTCCGTTTTTTCAGCTACATAATGTTTAATCTTGCACCGCGGTGTCTTAGTCCTCTCATTTATGGCCTCAgggatgaaatgtttttcactgCAATGAAAAAATGCCTCTCCTGTGGCTTGTGtgacagacaataa